From Chryseobacterium salivictor, a single genomic window includes:
- a CDS encoding rhomboid family intramembrane serine protease yields MFPRLTPITKNIIILNVIFYLASNFIMFPKLYEMFSVYYIASPYFKVWQVITHMFMHAPLESGMGITHILFNMLTLMSFGPVLEQVVGDRKYIILYFASGIGAYALNCGWNYFELSQGANPADIYAIPMMGASGAIFGVVAAFSTMFPDSKLFFMFVPFGIKAKYLLPAIIVISLYLGFSGSMAGVAHFAHIGGAVVGYLLAKRWKDNQYRIN; encoded by the coding sequence ATGTTTCCAAGACTCACGCCGATCACCAAAAACATCATCATCCTGAATGTCATATTTTATTTGGCTTCGAATTTCATTATGTTTCCAAAACTGTATGAAATGTTTTCGGTGTATTATATTGCTTCTCCTTATTTCAAGGTTTGGCAGGTCATCACGCACATGTTTATGCATGCACCGTTGGAAAGCGGGATGGGGATTACGCATATTCTTTTTAATATGTTGACATTAATGAGTTTCGGTCCGGTTCTGGAGCAGGTTGTTGGTGATAGAAAATATATCATTCTTTATTTTGCCAGCGGTATCGGAGCGTATGCTTTGAACTGTGGCTGGAATTATTTTGAACTCAGCCAGGGCGCAAATCCAGCGGATATTTATGCCATTCCTATGATGGGCGCCTCGGGTGCGATTTTCGGTGTTGTTGCTGCATTTTCGACCATGTTCCCGGATTCCAAATTATTCTTTATGTTTGTTCCTTTTGGGATTAAAGCCAAATATCTTTTACCCGCAATCATCGTGATTTCACTCTATTTAGGATTTAGTGGATCGATGGCAGGAGTTGCCCATTTTGCTCATATTGGTGGCGCCGTCGTCGGGTATCTTCTGGCAAAGAGATGGAAAGACAATCAGTACAGAATTAATTAA
- a CDS encoding GatB/YqeY domain-containing protein, whose product MSLEIIISDAIKDAMRAKDKVALDALRAVKSQILLLKTEAKGAEVSAEQEIAILQRMIKQRKDSYDQFMAQNRGDLAEVEEAQSKVIEKYLPQQMTSDELEAAMKEIIAETGATSAKDLGKVMGTASKSLAGKSDGKSISEMAKKLLS is encoded by the coding sequence ATGAGTTTAGAAATCATCATCAGCGACGCGATCAAAGACGCGATGCGCGCAAAAGATAAAGTTGCTCTGGATGCTTTGCGTGCAGTAAAATCCCAAATCCTGTTGTTGAAAACAGAAGCAAAAGGAGCGGAAGTTTCTGCCGAACAGGAAATCGCAATTTTACAAAGAATGATAAAGCAGCGCAAAGATTCTTATGACCAGTTTATGGCACAAAACAGAGGCGATCTTGCCGAAGTTGAAGAAGCACAAAGCAAAGTCATTGAGAAGTACTTACCGCAGCAAATGACCAGCGATGAACTGGAAGCAGCGATGAAAGAAATCATCGCAGAAACCGGCGCCACCAGCGCCAAAGATTTAGGAAAAGTAATGGGAACGGCAAGTAAATCTCTTGCAGGAAAGAGCGACGGAAAAAGTATTTCCGAGATGGCTAAAAAATTACTTTCTTAA
- the mutL gene encoding DNA mismatch repair endonuclease MutL — MSDIIKLLPDHVANQIAAGEVVQRPASIVKELVENSIDAGATKIELIIRDAGRNLIQVVDNGNGMSETDARLAFERHATSKISTTEDIFRISTKGFRGEALASIAAVAEVELKTKTKDAKIGTNIYIEGGGFQFQEPIQTAEGSNFSVKNLFYNVPARRKFLKNNNIEFRHIIDEFQRVALAHENLDFELFHNDDIVFRLRKGSLLQRIVDVFGRKLQPLLIPIKEDLGWIQLNGFVAKPEGAKKNRGEQFFFVNGRYFRSPYFNKAVQEAFEGLLLPGYIPTFFLFLELDPQKVDVNIHPQKTEVKFEDDNLIFALIRSTIKRSLGIYNVSPSLDFERDSGMDAFLNQPKTGGSFKAPEIVVDRDYNPFREETVSPGEKVAMAEMYQQNIQAEPSKINLFEEEDFDEDLMRLPNGYWLFNKNGKTLMLDLGRMHRLIVSERNAKKKRSNEKHTLLFSLEYHMNETEKNKFRSIKKYLPELGFEMIIANDNVLRIDAVPQGLKETQVMKFLENIFEILEYRTEEEFLDFYNSQWNKIQSKSRFDFLYKMDAEQVIKDFTALGFPEYLPSGKRCFIEVPLDELKNKF, encoded by the coding sequence ATGTCGGATATTATAAAACTTTTACCAGATCATGTTGCCAACCAAATCGCCGCCGGAGAAGTGGTGCAGCGGCCTGCTTCTATCGTAAAAGAATTAGTCGAAAATTCTATCGACGCTGGTGCCACAAAAATCGAACTGATTATTCGGGATGCCGGGCGTAACTTGATTCAGGTCGTAGATAACGGAAACGGCATGAGTGAAACTGATGCGAGGCTGGCGTTCGAAAGACACGCAACTTCAAAGATCAGTACCACCGAAGATATCTTTCGGATTTCAACCAAAGGCTTTCGTGGTGAAGCTTTGGCTTCGATTGCCGCGGTAGCAGAAGTGGAGTTGAAAACCAAAACGAAAGATGCCAAAATCGGTACCAATATTTATATTGAAGGCGGAGGATTCCAATTTCAGGAACCGATTCAAACAGCGGAAGGTTCCAATTTTTCAGTGAAGAATCTGTTCTATAATGTTCCGGCCAGAAGAAAATTTCTGAAAAACAACAATATTGAATTCCGTCATATTATTGACGAATTTCAAAGGGTTGCTTTGGCTCACGAAAATCTGGATTTCGAGCTTTTCCACAATGACGATATTGTTTTCAGATTGCGGAAAGGCAGTTTGTTGCAGAGAATTGTAGATGTTTTTGGCCGAAAATTACAGCCGCTTCTTATTCCTATTAAAGAAGATTTGGGCTGGATTCAACTCAACGGATTTGTCGCAAAACCGGAAGGCGCTAAAAAAAACAGGGGCGAACAGTTTTTCTTTGTTAATGGGAGATATTTCAGAAGTCCTTACTTTAATAAAGCCGTTCAGGAAGCATTCGAAGGCTTGCTTTTGCCGGGATATATTCCGACATTTTTCCTGTTTCTGGAATTGGATCCGCAGAAAGTGGATGTCAACATTCATCCTCAAAAAACGGAAGTTAAATTTGAAGATGATAATTTGATTTTCGCTTTGATCCGATCCACGATCAAGCGGTCTTTGGGCATCTATAATGTTTCGCCAAGTCTGGATTTTGAACGCGATTCAGGAATGGATGCTTTTTTAAACCAACCAAAAACCGGTGGAAGTTTTAAAGCACCTGAAATCGTGGTCGACCGTGATTACAATCCTTTCCGTGAAGAAACCGTTTCGCCGGGTGAAAAAGTGGCGATGGCTGAAATGTATCAGCAAAATATACAGGCAGAACCTTCGAAAATTAATTTATTTGAAGAAGAAGATTTCGATGAGGATTTAATGCGTCTTCCAAACGGATATTGGCTTTTTAATAAAAACGGAAAAACATTAATGCTCGACTTGGGCAGAATGCACCGCCTGATCGTGAGTGAAAGAAATGCAAAAAAGAAACGCAGTAATGAAAAACATACGCTTCTTTTTTCGCTCGAATACCACATGAATGAAACGGAGAAAAATAAGTTCCGCTCCATTAAAAAGTATCTACCGGAACTGGGTTTTGAAATGATTATTGCAAACGACAATGTGCTGCGGATCGATGCGGTGCCGCAAGGATTAAAAGAAACCCAGGTGATGAAATTCCTCGAAAATATTTTTGAAATATTAGAATACCGTACGGAAGAGGAATTTCTGGATTTTTATAACAGCCAATGGAATAAAATCCAGAGCAAATCGCGTTTTGATTTCTTATATAAAATGGATGCTGAACAGGTGATTAAAGATTTCACTGCATTGGGTTTTCCAGAATATTTACCATCGGGGAAAAGATGTTTTATCGAAGTCCCATTAGATGAATTAAAAAATAAATTTTAA
- a CDS encoding BrxA/BrxB family bacilliredoxin has product MYPEDLVMPMKHELTDKGFQDLTSAEAVNQAIKKEGTTLLMINSVCGCAAGAARPGAVFSLTGDKKPDHLVTVFAGYDKEAVDEARKFLAPFPPSSPCIALFKDGELVHMLERHHIEGNPAGAIAANLQGAYQEYC; this is encoded by the coding sequence ATGTATCCAGAAGATTTAGTAATGCCAATGAAGCATGAGCTAACCGATAAAGGGTTCCAAGACTTAACCTCTGCTGAAGCAGTAAATCAAGCGATTAAAAAAGAAGGTACAACGTTATTAATGATCAACTCCGTTTGTGGTTGTGCAGCAGGTGCAGCAAGACCAGGCGCGGTTTTCTCTCTTACAGGAGATAAAAAACCTGACCACCTTGTCACCGTGTTCGCAGGTTACGACAAAGAAGCAGTTGACGAAGCGCGCAAGTTTTTGGCACCATTCCCGCCAAGTTCTCCATGTATTGCTCTTTTCAAAGACGGCGAACTGGTTCACATGTTGGAAAGACACCACATCGAAGGAAATCCTGCCGGAGCTATCGCTGCAAACCTGCAGGGAGCCTACCAGGAATACTGCTAA
- a CDS encoding GH3 auxin-responsive promoter family protein — protein MATKALFNTVVNWFIRQRIDQIQKFMDNPIETQNGVLFSQLYYAENTDYGKIHGFSSISTYRDFTANVPIVTYEDFEPYIEQARQGKKDVFWPGLVKNFAKSSGTTNAKSKFIPITDESLELCHMKAGKDLISIYANNHPDNQLFTNKNLRLGGSADFYENFNTKFGDLSAILIDNLPFWVEITTTPSKKVSLMSEWETKLNAIVSEVTNEEVGSLTGVPSWMMVLLQRILKETGKENISALWPNLEVFFHGGISFKPYREQYKKIIGKDINYYEIYNASEGFFAIQDQYGSDEMLLMLDYGIFYEFIPMDQFDPDNLQAIPLEEVEIGKNYAMVITTNSGLWRYLIGDTVRFTSLQPYRIKVSGRTKHYINAFGEELMIDNVETALSKACEATDSSILDFTGAPVFMQQGESGAHEWIFEFTQQPADLERFSEVFDNHLKSVNSDYEAKRYNNITLKKPIIHVAKPHLFYNWMSERGKLGGQNKVPRLSNDREYIEPLLKMNE, from the coding sequence ATGGCGACGAAAGCACTTTTCAATACCGTGGTTAATTGGTTTATCCGGCAGCGGATTGACCAGATTCAGAAATTCATGGATAATCCCATCGAAACCCAAAACGGAGTGCTCTTCTCCCAGTTGTATTATGCCGAAAATACCGATTACGGAAAAATTCATGGCTTCAGTTCCATTTCAACGTATCGGGACTTTACGGCCAACGTTCCCATCGTTACTTACGAAGATTTCGAACCGTATATTGAGCAGGCAAGACAAGGCAAAAAGGATGTTTTCTGGCCGGGTTTGGTGAAAAACTTCGCCAAATCTTCGGGAACAACCAATGCGAAAAGCAAATTCATTCCCATTACCGATGAGAGTTTAGAATTATGCCACATGAAAGCAGGCAAAGACCTCATCTCTATTTACGCCAACAATCACCCCGACAATCAACTCTTTACCAATAAAAATCTCCGTTTAGGCGGAAGCGCGGATTTCTACGAAAACTTCAACACCAAATTCGGAGATCTTTCTGCCATTTTAATAGACAATCTTCCTTTTTGGGTAGAGATTACGACCACACCGAGCAAAAAGGTGTCGCTGATGTCGGAATGGGAAACCAAATTAAACGCCATCGTTTCTGAAGTGACCAATGAAGAAGTCGGAAGTTTAACCGGCGTGCCCAGTTGGATGATGGTTTTGTTGCAAAGGATTTTAAAAGAAACCGGTAAAGAAAACATTTCAGCATTATGGCCGAATCTGGAAGTTTTTTTCCATGGTGGAATCAGTTTCAAACCTTACCGCGAACAGTACAAAAAGATCATCGGAAAAGACATTAATTACTACGAAATTTATAATGCTTCAGAAGGATTCTTTGCCATTCAGGATCAGTACGGAAGTGACGAAATGCTGCTCATGCTGGATTACGGGATTTTCTACGAATTTATTCCGATGGATCAGTTCGACCCGGACAACTTACAGGCAATTCCTTTAGAGGAGGTAGAAATCGGCAAAAATTACGCGATGGTTATTACCACGAACAGCGGACTTTGGCGCTATTTAATTGGCGATACCGTTCGGTTCACCTCATTGCAGCCTTACAGGATCAAAGTTTCCGGAAGAACGAAACATTACATCAATGCTTTTGGGGAAGAACTGATGATCGACAATGTAGAAACGGCACTTTCAAAAGCATGTGAAGCAACAGATTCCTCCATTCTTGATTTTACCGGTGCCCCGGTTTTTATGCAGCAGGGCGAAAGTGGCGCCCACGAATGGATTTTCGAATTCACCCAACAGCCTGCTGATTTAGAAAGATTCAGCGAAGTTTTCGACAATCATTTAAAATCGGTAAACTCCGATTATGAAGCGAAAAGGTATAACAATATAACGTTGAAAAAACCGATCATTCACGTTGCCAAACCTCATCTTTTCTACAACTGGATGTCTGAAAGAGGAAAACTCGGCGGCCAGAACAAAGTCCCGCGTCTGAGCAATGACCGCGAATATATCGAGCCGTTATTAAAGATGAATGAATAA
- a CDS encoding endonuclease/exonuclease/phosphatase family protein: MKIFRSGLVLIHLFTIVSHSGTVLNDYVSPNVFPYLNLLSLAFPVLMILNIILCIFWIILWKKRALFFIAITLMMIMPIRRWVNWTEKVAEKPNLKIVTMNIKAGSIGGNNKINEYLEKTDADLIFGQEYGGEFNIPTYPYRTDKYEIVALNSKTEIVNQGKLTTTGNGNAFFADIKFKGKIIRVVNVYLNPFSFDKQMVKPVEDLEKNTTKLKGIIRKLVPTFKIHQQEIADIRKAIDDSPYPVILAGDFNSVPNSYEYYTLGRGLKDAFVEVGRGSSTSFHDYKFPIRIDYIFTSKEIKPISYRVDRSVKLSDHFPVIAEFKID; encoded by the coding sequence GTGAAAATATTCAGATCTGGTTTAGTTCTTATTCATCTCTTCACTATTGTCTCGCACAGCGGAACGGTATTGAACGATTACGTTTCTCCCAATGTATTTCCCTACTTAAATCTGCTTTCGCTAGCATTTCCGGTATTGATGATTTTGAATATCATCCTTTGTATTTTCTGGATAATTCTGTGGAAGAAACGGGCGTTGTTTTTTATCGCCATCACCTTAATGATGATTATGCCGATCCGAAGATGGGTGAACTGGACCGAAAAAGTTGCAGAAAAACCAAATCTTAAGATTGTGACCATGAACATTAAAGCCGGATCAATAGGCGGAAATAACAAAATAAATGAATATTTAGAAAAAACCGATGCAGATCTTATCTTTGGGCAGGAATATGGAGGTGAGTTTAACATTCCCACTTATCCTTACCGAACCGATAAATACGAGATTGTTGCTCTTAATTCAAAGACTGAAATCGTCAATCAGGGAAAATTAACCACCACCGGAAACGGCAACGCTTTTTTCGCAGATATCAAGTTTAAAGGTAAAATAATCAGGGTGGTCAATGTGTATCTGAATCCTTTTTCTTTTGATAAACAGATGGTAAAACCGGTAGAAGATCTGGAGAAAAATACAACTAAACTAAAAGGCATTATCAGAAAATTGGTGCCGACTTTTAAAATACATCAGCAGGAAATTGCGGATATCCGTAAAGCCATCGATGATTCTCCGTATCCGGTCATTCTTGCGGGCGATTTTAATTCGGTTCCTAATTCGTATGAATATTATACATTGGGCCGTGGTTTGAAAGATGCTTTTGTAGAAGTGGGAAGAGGAAGCTCAACCAGTTTTCATGATTATAAATTCCCGATCAGAATTGATTATATCTTTACTTCGAAAGAAATAAAACCCATCAGCTACCGCGTCGATCGGTCGGTTAAACTTTCGGACCATTTTCCGGTTATTGCTGAATTTAAAATTGATTAA